The Candidatus Binatia bacterium genome has a window encoding:
- a CDS encoding TolC family protein, protein MFFPAGTAVYRGADIIPELEITYIFLDFERRSAHSEVARRQFAAANFSSNREIQRVIYRVKLGFYEFDAIRALEYAAALNLELARLRASEAALSEAKADCFPVIGIEGLYGAQVVITWPFFEGFSRLNRVRKARTETERQKEIFRSIEFETTNEVWSTYNDYQACCRRYEYGVALLEALEEAYNATRESYDNGLRTIDELLRSERDLSSARHTLIGSRAELLSTAARPGFVMGNVKSAG, encoded by the coding sequence ATGTTCTTCCCCGCCGGCACGGCCGTATACCGCGGCGCGGACATCATTCCCGAACTCGAGATTACCTATATTTTTCTCGACTTCGAACGGCGCAGTGCTCATTCCGAAGTGGCCAGGCGACAGTTTGCGGCGGCCAACTTCAGCTCTAACCGGGAGATTCAAAGAGTCATCTACCGCGTCAAATTAGGCTTCTATGAGTTTGACGCAATTAGAGCCCTTGAATATGCCGCAGCCCTGAATCTGGAGCTGGCCCGTCTCCGGGCGAGTGAAGCCGCCCTCAGCGAAGCCAAAGCTGATTGTTTCCCGGTGATCGGGATCGAAGGCTTGTACGGTGCGCAGGTCGTCATCACGTGGCCTTTCTTTGAAGGCTTTTCCCGCCTCAATCGTGTCCGAAAAGCACGGACCGAAACGGAAAGGCAGAAGGAGATTTTTCGTTCAATCGAATTTGAAACTACAAATGAAGTCTGGAGCACATACAACGACTATCAGGCCTGCTGCCGCCGATACGAATACGGTGTCGCTCTGCTTGAAGCTTTGGAGGAAGCCTACAATGCCACGCGTGAATCCTACGACAACGGCCTGCGTACCATCGACGAACTCCTTCGCTCTGAACGAGACCTCTCATCGGCGCGCCACACACTCATTGGCTCTCGCGCCGAACTTCTTTCGACGGCGGCTCGTCCCGGCTTTGTCATGGGTAATGTGAAATCGGCAGGGTGA